A window of the Callospermophilus lateralis isolate mCalLat2 chromosome 7, mCalLat2.hap1, whole genome shotgun sequence genome harbors these coding sequences:
- the LOC143404728 gene encoding uncharacterized protein LOC143404728, which produces MHQKIHTGEKQYQCKECGKAFNQRSSLTQHQRIHTGEKPYICKECAKAFNKKSHLLTQHQRIHAGEKPYKCKQCGKAFNQKSNLNKHQKIHTGEKPYKCKECDKAFNQKSHLTQHQIIHNGEKPYNCKECGKAFNQKSNLSQHQKIHTGEKPYKCKECGKTFNRRLYLIQHQRIHTREKPYKCKQCGKAFNQKSYLTQHQRIHTGERPYKCKECGKAFKQNSCLTQHQIIHTGEKPYKCKECGKTFNRRFYLIQHHRIHTREKPYKCKQCGKAFNQNSCLTQHQRIHTGEKPYKCKECGKAFNQNSCLTQHQIIHTGEKPYKCKECGKAFNQKSNLSQHQKIHTGEKPYKCKECGKAFNKNAYLKHQIIHTGEKPYKCKECGKAFNQKSNLTRHQIIHTGEKPYKCKECGKAFNKNSSLSKHQTIHTGEKPYKCQ; this is translated from the exons ATGCACCagaaaattcatactggagaaaagcaataccaatgtaaagaatgtggaaaagcttttaatcaaagatcaagccttactcaacaccagagaattcatactggggAGAAACCATACATATGTAAAGAATGTGCCaaagcttttaataaaaaatcacacctt cttactcaacaccagagaattcatgctggggagaaaccatacaaatgtaagcaatgtggaaaagcctttaatcaaaaatcaaaccttaataaacaccagaaaattcatactggggagaagccatacaaatgtaaagaatgtgacaaagcttttaatcaaaaatcacaccttactcAACACCAGATAATTCATAatggagaaaagccatacaattgtaaagaatgtggcaaagcatttaatcaaaaaTCAAATCTTAGTCAACACCAGAAAATTCATACTGGGGagaagccatacaaatgtaaagaatgtggcaaaactTTTAATCGAAGATTATACCTTATacaacaccagagaattcatactagggagaaaccatacaaatgtaaacaatgtggcaaagcttttaatcaaaaatcataccttactcaacaccagagaattcatactggggagagaccatacaaatgtaaagaatgtggcaaagcttttaagcAAAATTCATGCCTTACTCAACACCAgataattcatactggagagaagccatacaaatgtaaagaatgtggcaaaactTTTAATCGAAGATTCTACCTTATACAACACCACAGAATTCATACTAGGGAgaaaccatacaaatgtaaacaatgtggcaaagcttttaatcaaaattcatgccttactcaacaccagagaattcatactggggagaaaccatacaaatgtaaagaatgtggcaaagcttttaatcaaaattcatgccttactcaacaccagataattcatactggagagaagccatacaaatgtaaagaatgtggcaaagcttttaatcaaaaatcaaaccttagtcaacaccagaaaattcatactggggagaagccatacaaatgtaaagaatgtggcaaagcttttaataaaaATGCATACCTAAAACACCAGATAATTCATACaggagaaaagccatacaaatgtaaagaatgtggcaaagcttttaatcaaaaatcAAACCTTACTAGACACCAGataattcatactggagaaaagccatacaaatgtaaagaatgtggcaaagcttttaataaaaATTCAAGCCTTAGTAAACATCAGACAATTCATACTGGGGAGAAACCATATAAATGTCagtaa